In one Lolium rigidum isolate FL_2022 chromosome 3, APGP_CSIRO_Lrig_0.1, whole genome shotgun sequence genomic region, the following are encoded:
- the LOC124700685 gene encoding 30S ribosomal protein S9, chloroplastic-like — MALSVSSLASTFSQLALPSTSAPHPPPLLRLLPSPRRAARLVLLSAAAADAPEPAADEGPEEVLAVEAEEDALVGLALRKYVKQRLPGGFAAQRITATGRRKTASARVVLQEGSGKVFINFRDAKEYLQGNPMWMEYCKVPLATLGFENNYDVFVKVQGGGLSGQAQAICLGVARALLKISPANRVPLRSEGLLTRDTRIVERKKAGLRKARKRPQFSKR; from the exons ATGGCGCTCTCCGTCTCCTCCCTGGCCTCGACCTTCTCCCAGCTCGCCCTCCCCTCCACCTCCGCTCCCCACCCGcccccgctcctccgcctcctcccctccccgcgccgcgcggcccgcctcgtcctcctctccgccgccgcggccgacgCCCCGGAGCCCGCCGCCGACGAGGGGCCCGAGGAGGTGCTGGCggtcgaggcggaggaggacgcgctcGTCGGTCTCGCCCTGCGCAAGTACGTCAAGCAGCGCCTCCCGGGGGGCTTCGCCGCGCAGCGGATCACCGCCACCGGCCGCCGCAAGACCGCGTCCGCCCGCGTCGTCCTCCAGGAGGGCtccggcaaggtcttcatcaacttCCGCGACGCCAAG GAGTATTTGCAAGGAAACCCGATGTGGATGGAGTATTGCAAGGTCCCCCTGGCGACTCTAGGGTTTGAGAACAACTACGACGTCTTCGTGAAAGTTCAGGGAGGCGGGCTGTCAGGCCAGGCCCAGGCAATCTGCCTCGGCGTGGCGCGCGCGTTGCTGAAGATCAGCCCTGCCAACAGAGTCCCTCTGAGGTCAGAAGGCTTGTTGACCAGAGACACTCGTATTGTGGAAAGGAAGAAGGCGGGTCTTAGGAAGGCGCGCAAGCGCCCCCAGTTCTCCAAGCGTTAA